The genome window aaattcaggTCCCAATAGCTATGACAAATCATGCCACCTCCCTAATAATTGATTGATGGTAATATCACACTTTGCAAGTTAAATGAGTGACATGTCAACATAAATGAACTGAGATACTCGATGATGAAAACATGAATTTTACACACtgtagatggtgatcaagcttGGTAGCACGTGTTGCTTTTAGTGTCTTATCCCTTCTATTAGAGCATCCCAAACAATGTCCTTATCCCTTTCCCTATCCCTAAATTTATGGTCACCCTGCAGgttcccattcccattccccCCTTTCATATTCAAAAGTAGAGAATGTAAGTGATACCTTACATATTAAGCAGATAACCACCACAGGGAACAAAAAAATGGCTGATGTCGTGGCCACAATAGAATAAAAGCAACATAAATAGTACTATACCATCCCTTCAGACAGATGGAACTTTAAGTCAATATAAAATTATCAAAGATGTTTTAGTGCCAAATTTTATACTTCTTGTGTTTCATTGGGGAACATAATCTTTTTAGCACACAATGCTACTGTCCAGATTTGGTTATGTCAGCATCTAAGATGAGCAGCTACACACGTGAAAGAAAAAGACTAACCACATCACATATGGGGATTTGGTTGCGCCAAAAATGAAGTGGTGGTACAACTAGTCTCCCTGCAGTATATGCAAATAAATATACAGCTTAGTAAGCAAAAAAGCAAATGTAGAGAAAACAATAATTACTCATAGATAACATTAACAATAATTACTCATAGATAACATTTAGATAATCTACAAAATGGCATGTCATACTATTTTAAGTAGGCTCCTTTTTAAATATGTTAATGAACAAGCTCGATTTTTATCTTTTTGCCTTCACTCTCATATATACTAACTACTAAGTATTAATAACATATATGAACAAAATGATTTAACAAACAAGTTTTTATTGCAAGCTGCAAATAGCACTGATTTGAAATAACACAAATGTAAGCCTGGACATGTGTTCATTCATTTAATCTGCCCCTTGCTTACTTATATATTTGAAGTTCATAAATCCTTTGTTTAAGTACTTGTGACCAAGTTCATCAGATATCCATGAACAAGGACCACTCTTGGCTTGACAAAAATCATGTATACCCTACTTTTCAGCAAGTGAAGCCTAGAAAGTGGAAAGCGAGATATCATTTTACATTTGATAGCTGATATTAAAATCACCTGATCTGGATCTTTTACTGCTCAGGGATTCTGGGGAAACAATACATACTTCTCGTTTCTGAATAAGAGGACTTACCTGAGTAGACATTAAAATGAACATCATATTAAAAGAAAACCAGAAAAAGACAAGTGTATAtatcaataaatatatttaGACAACCAActtaacaaaaaattgaaactacCATTCAAAACCACAAGCAAAGGGAATAACTAATTACACATAGAAAACAGGCAACGGCTTACATGCGAATCAAAAATGATTTTCCTTTTAGATTTGTTTGCCGATAAGTGTTGTATCTTCCCTTTGCTTTTTGGTGTCCCCGACAAATTTCTTGACATTTTTCTGACAGACTGACTGGGTGTTGCCTCTGATGCTTCAATTTTCACCCTAGAGTGTACAACTGATTGTGATGAATAGCCCTTGGGTCTTTTGTCATCAGGGAGCGCAGCTACCTCTCTTATAAACTTTTTGTCTTTATCCTTCATGGAGCATCTGGATACAGGGTTCTTCTCTCTGTTTCCAACTATTTCTCAACTGCATCATGGGAACTGACATGGTGGTGTCAATATGATTTCCAGAAAATTCTGGAATCTTACGATTGCCAACAGCAGGAGATCTAGACCTGGATTCATGAATAACCCCAAGAAAGACATCGGAAATGTTTGAATCATTGACCCCACACAAATTATCATTGATACCTAGTATCACACCGTCAGGGCCCTTGGGCAAGGGTGCATTCTTCCTACTCCATTTTAGCTCAGTAGCATTTCTGCCATCCTCCTTTTCCTTGTCTTTCGATCTATTTTCCGGTGCTGTAAGTTGTTCTGTGC of Tripterygium wilfordii isolate XIE 37 chromosome 13, ASM1340144v1, whole genome shotgun sequence contains these proteins:
- the LOC120013753 gene encoding uncharacterized protein LOC120013753 yields the protein MKDKDKKFIREVAALPDDKRPKGYSSQSVVHSRVKIEASEATPSQSVRKMSRNLSGTPKSKGKIQHLSANKSKRKIIFDSHVSPLIQKREVCIVSPESLSSKRSRSGRLVVPPLHFWRNQIPICDVDRNMIVIQEDVHVLKPS